GTGTTGCGGCAATGGCAAGGGTTCTGAAGCATTCCAGTGCAATCTCCCACATTCTTTTAATCCTGGTAACTTACGATGTTGCATTTCAGTGATTGATATATCGAAAAATTATAGATCGTGAACAAAATAATCGATGAAAAATTGTGTTGTATTGTGTGAATAATTGTTATCGACAGATTGATTGCGATGAGGAGATGTATCGGTACCATTCCGGACTGTTGGCTACAACAATGAAATTAGTGTGGCGATTGCAAATACCCGGGGAGCGGAGTGCAGAACAAATGACTTGGCGCCAGGTTTTAATTCCGTTGCAGTTTCCGTTGTTGTTGCCCGAATTGGCTGAAAGTAGTCTGATGCTCGTCTGAAGCGTAGCAGGCATTGTGCGGATGAGGTGTCGGACAAAACCGGAACCCTTCTACCGCGGGAAGACAGAAGATTCGGGATAAGACGATGGTCTTAATTGTCCGAGGCAATAAAAACAACAGGGCCTCGCTACGCGAGGCCCGTTTTGGCTATTTTATGGGGTTCGCCGACTCAGTTTTCGAATTTTTCGAATACCAGGCTGGCATTGGTGCCGCCAAAGCCGAAGCTGTTGGAAATTGCTCGCTTCATGCCAACATTGTCCATACGCTGACGGGCGATCGGCATGCCTTCGGCAGCGGGATCCAGGTTCTCAATGTTGACCGACTCACAAATGAAGTCGTTTTCCATCATGATCAGCGTGTAGATGGCTTCGTTGACACCGGCGGCACCGAGGGCATGACCGGTGAGTGACTTGGTGGAGTTGATTACGGGAATGTTGTCACCAAAAACTTCCTTGATGGCTTCCAGTTCCTTGGTATCGCCTACGGGAGTACTGGTGCCGTGGGCGTTAAGGTAATCGATCGGGCCGTTAACCGTTGCCAAGGCCTGTTGCATGCAGCGTATCGCGCCTTCACCGGAAGGCTGAACCATGTCATAACCGTCCGAGGTGGCACCGTAGCCGACGAGCTCGGCATAAATCTTTGCACCTCGGGCCCTGGCGTGTTCCAGTTCTTCAAGTACCAGTACACCGGCACCACCGGAAATGACAAAACCGTCACGATCAACATCATAGGCGCGGGAAGCAGTGTGTGGCGCCTCGTTATATTTTGATGACATGGCACCCATGCCATCGAACAGTACACTTAATGTCCAGTGCAATTCTTCACCACCACCGGCGAAGACAATATCCTGTTTGCCCATTTGAATCAGCTCGGCGCCATTGCCAATGCAGTGGGCGCTGGTAGAGCAGGCAGAGGTGATGGAGTAGTTCACACCCTTGATCTTGAAGGGTGTGGCCAGGCATGCGGAGTTGGTGCTGGACATGCCGCGGGTAACCATGTACGGACCGACGCGCTTGACGCCTTTTTCGCGCAGGATGTCGGCGG
This genomic stretch from Gammaproteobacteria bacterium harbors:
- the fabB gene encoding beta-ketoacyl-ACP synthase I, which codes for MRRVVVTGMGIVSSIGNNKQEVLESLREGRSGIETAPDYVELGFRSQIHGSLKIDLAEHIDRKILRFMGDGAAYNYLAMQQAIDDSGLSEDQVSNVRSGLVMGSGGPSTQNIVAAADILREKGVKRVGPYMVTRGMSSTNSACLATPFKIKGVNYSITSACSTSAHCIGNGAELIQMGKQDIVFAGGGEELHWTLSVLFDGMGAMSSKYNEAPHTASRAYDVDRDGFVISGGAGVLVLEELEHARARGAKIYAELVGYGATSDGYDMVQPSGEGAIRCMQQALATVNGPIDYLNAHGTSTPVGDTKELEAIKEVFGDNIPVINSTKSLTGHALGAAGVNEAIYTLIMMENDFICESVNIENLDPAAEGMPIARQRMDNVGMKRAISNSFGFGGTNASLVFEKFEN